The sequence below is a genomic window from Nicotiana tomentosiformis chromosome 6, ASM39032v3, whole genome shotgun sequence.
GAAAGACAAGCTAGCATAACAAACTCTATTGGACTATAAGTAATTAAAATTAATATCTAACAGGACTAATGTGTAAATACCTCAAACTTATACTTAAACTAGTATGGGACTCATTTGCACTTAACCTGAACTATAACTCCCTTGCCTATTTAACTAACTTAACTTACATGTACTACTATGCAAGCCCAAGGTATCACTTCTGAAGCAGCTTCAATTTCACTTCGCATCAATTAAGGGTTTTGATGCACTACTCAAGAGTCAAGTCAAAACAATTTACAAAAACGGAGTAAGTAAGAAAaggggaaaagaaagaaaaaagagagtgGGAGAATAGAGGATGGAATAAAACCCTAGTCAATTGAAAAAAAGCAAAGAAACAAGCAAAAGTAGTCCACAACGGTGGGGAAGCAGCAAAGAGAAGTACTACTTCTTCAGCCACCTAGCTCGATTTGGTACTGTAATTCTGCTTGCTCGTTTAGTCTACATTCCGATTCTTGGTAAAGTAATTCTGTTTTTCAATTACTGGAAAATGTCgagtattttttttatagtttctCTATCTTTAGAGGATTTTTTTTCTTTGAGTTGGTAGGTTGTGTTTAGTCAACTGCaagtttatttttctttttatctcTGAATGCATGAACTTTTGTAAACAATATTATCCTATTTTTCCCTCTTGGTAGAACTCTAGGGTGAATCAGGTTATTCTTTTGTACAAAAATCATACAATTATTACCTGTTGTTTTATGAAAAATCCGAAAAGAGTGGTTGAAAGCTAAAAGGACTTGAATTGTTTTAGTATTTTAAATGATGCCAAAGATATGGCAAGGAAGAAGCCGTATACACAACTAGGAGCAACGAATTACTCATTTAGTGGTTTATTGTTGATAATAAATTGTACTATTAAAtttgaatattttgaaataaGTCTTTGAATTATTCATTATCAAATGTGATTGATGAATATCTTTGAAATAGTTGTCTGAATGATTGAACTCCTATTTTTCTAGGAAGTTACTGTCGAGATGGATAAATATAACGAGAATTGGATTAGATCGGCCTCATCCAGTTTTAACTCCAGCTCTACATTAGCAAATTTACCACCATCTCCAGAAGATCATAGTGATACTGATTTCAGTCATTTTGCTCTTTTGAACTTAGCTAATTATAATGACTCTGAGAAAGCCAAAAGTGAGTATCTAATTCTCTTAAATACTTCAATTGATGTCGCAAGGTTCATTTTAAAACATGGATGGTCATTTTTGGCCGATGAAGAGAAAAAACTTTTGGAAAGAGAAGGTAATTTTGAGGCGCTTTTGCAATTTTACGGGCATCACATTGTTCATGATGTGGGAAGAGTTATACTAGAAAATGCTGAAATGCATCGAACCATGATTGCCCCAAGTTTCCTGAAAGACATTGTGAATGCTTGTGCAAAGGAAACTATTAAAACCATTGTTGAAGACTTAAGTGGAGATTATTTTGGATTATTAGTCGATAAATGGGAGGGTGTCTGTGATGAGTAAGAAGTGACAACTATTTTGCGGTATGTTGACAAAAAGGGTATTCTGATGGAACGTTTCATTGGTATTATTCAAGTTATTGATCAATCTGCACAATCTATGAAAGAAAAAGTAGATTCTTTGCTTATGGGTTACTCATTGAGTATATCTAAGATGCGTGCACAAGGTTATAATGGAGATACTAACATGCAAAGAGAGATCAATGGTCTTAAGACATTGATTTTGCAAGATAACCCGTCGGCGAATTGCACTCATTGCTTTTCCCAACCACTACATTTCACATTTGTAACCGTTGCTAAAAGACAATGTGATGTTGGTCGATTTTTTGCTATACTCACTTTTATGCTGAATGTGATAGGAGCTTCTTTTGAGCGCCAAACTATTTCACAAGAAAATCAAGATGAAAAATTGAAAGAATTGCTTAATTTTGGTAAAGTTCTGACTTGGCGAGACTCCAGTCAGAAGTATGAGTTTGAAAGATTAGGTGATGCTCCTTTGGAATTTCATTTTAAAGCATTGCTTAGCGTCATTACTATATTTTCATCAGTTGTTCATGTATTAGAAGTTATTGCAAGTTTACGCTCTCCTGAGAGAATATGGGCAGAAGATCTTCTGGAGATCTACAATCATTTATATGCTGCATTTTATGTTGAAAGTACTGGTGATCACAAAGGAGTTGGACATAGTTTTACAAAAAAAAGATTAAGAAATTGTAAATGCGATGAAACTTGTTGGCACGACAAAGAGACAATTTCAAATGATGAGAGATGGTGAATGGAAACATCTGATGGATGACGTCTCTTCATTTTGTGTCAAACATGACATTTTAATTCCTAAAATGGACGATCTTTATGTTTTACCTAGAAGGTTGAAGTGCAAGGTCTCTACCGTCACATATTCACATCACTTGCGTGTGGAAGTTTTTGATGCTACTATTGATTCGCAGTTGCAGGAGCTTGACAGGTGCTTTGATACAGTGAATAATGATTTACTTCTTGGTATTGCTAGTCTGAGTCCAGTAAATTCTTTTGCTAATTATGACAAGGACAAGATAATGAGATTAGCAAAATATTATCCAAATGAATTTGGTGACAACAAGTTTCAAGAACTCAGTAGCAAGCTTGATGATTACATTGTTTACATGCG
It includes:
- the LOC104121147 gene encoding uncharacterized protein; this encodes MERFIGIIQVIDQSAQSMKEKVDSLLMGYSLSISKMRAQGYNGDTNMQREINGLKTLILQDNPSANCTHCFSQPLHFTFVTVAKRQCDVGRFFAILTFMLNVIGASFERQTISQENQDEKLKELLNFGKVLTWRDSSQKYEFERLGDAPLEFHFKALLSVITIFSSVVHVLEVIASLRSPERIWAEDLLEIYNHLYAAFYVESTGDHKGVGHSFTKKRLRNCKCDETCWHDKETISNDERW